Within the Pirellulales bacterium genome, the region GCACGGCCGCCTGCTGCCGATACGCGCCTGGTTCAAGTGGCTCTCGAAGAACAACCACATCCTCTACAACCCGGCCAGCGAAATCGAACTGCCGAAGCTGGAAAGCCGGCTGCCGAAGTTCGTGTTGAGCGCCAGCGAAGCCGAGCGAGTCATCAGCACGCCCAACGTGACCGAAGCGCTGGGCCTGCGCGACCGGGCGATTCTGGAGACGCTGTACTCGACCGGGATTCGCCGCATGGAACTGATCGGGCTCAAACTCTACAGCCTGGACGCCGATCGCGGCACGGTCATGGTGCGGCAAGGCAAGGGGCGCAAAGACCGTATGATTCCCATTGGCGAGCGGGCGCTCGGCTGGATCGAACGCTATCTGCGCCAAGTGCGGCCACGCTTGCTGGCCGGCGATACGGCTGGCGACGTGGTGTTTCTGACGCACACGGGGCAGCCGTTCACGCCCAACAACATCACGCAACTGGTGCGCGACTACGTGAACGCAGCGGACATCGGCAAGCGCGGTAGCTGCCACCTGTTCAGACACACGATGGCCACGCTGATGTTGGAGAACGGCGCGGACATCCGCTTCATTCAGGCCATGCTGGGCCACGTCAAGCTGACGACCACCGAAATCTACACGCGCGTCAGCATCCAAAAGCTGAAGGAAATCCACACGGCGACCCATCCGGCCAGGGCGCAGCGCTCGCAATCGAGCGAGTAGCGATGGCTGCACCTTGCAGCAAATGCTAGCGGTCTACCCTTTGAAATCTCGAAAAAAGGATTCAAGAACTCGTTTCGACGTGCCGAAATTATCGGCCATCGCAGGTAGCGATCTTTCACTTCTTAATTGCGAAGCCTGCGTAATCTGGAGAACAGCCGTGCGTGCAAGCATCGTGCTATTGGCTTTGATGACACTGGCTTGCTCGGGTTGCGCACGGATGATTGTGCGAAAGGACCCCGCCCCCAACGATACTGGCATCCGC harbors:
- the xerC gene encoding site-specific tyrosine recombinase XerC; translation: MRAMMDEFLEWMRVKNYSDKTIVGRQVYLTYFIDWCAERGIVQPGEVTKPMIERYQRYLYHYRKKDGDPLSFRSQHGRLLPIRAWFKWLSKNNHILYNPASEIELPKLESRLPKFVLSASEAERVISTPNVTEALGLRDRAILETLYSTGIRRMELIGLKLYSLDADRGTVMVRQGKGRKDRMIPIGERALGWIERYLRQVRPRLLAGDTAGDVVFLTHTGQPFTPNNITQLVRDYVNAADIGKRGSCHLFRHTMATLMLENGADIRFIQAMLGHVKLTTTEIYTRVSIQKLKEIHTATHPARAQRSQSSE